Proteins found in one uncultured Desulfuromonas sp. genomic segment:
- a CDS encoding U32 family peptidase has protein sequence MKPTQKKQQSLQAELLAPAGSLEAFFAAMEAGADAVYCGLQSFSARAKAKNFSFQDIAAMTRYVQQRDRKLFVTINTLVKEQELPALIDTLAAVEEAGVDAVILQDLGVWRMARNHFPDLELHASTQMTVHNAAGVKQLEKMGFSRGVLARELTLPEIQHIRSQTHLELEHFIHGALCFCFSGQCYFSSYLGGKSGNRGRCTQPCRRRYSQRGKDGYYFSPNDLSAIELLPALQDAGVSSFKIEGRMKSAEYVSNVVQAYRMVMDATGKDRQSAVEDARKLLKQSFGRTPTKGFLAGRQPTDMATPALRGSTGRYLGEVTRATDNKLFFKSRDVLNLGDRIRIQPGSDKVGTAFTVKQLWAGRKPVKKLAAGAACVSHTFKGRFKPGDAVFKVSSQKAFAMSDAACRRRLQQVGAARQPLTLNVAVENQQLIVCAEVGQVCLNASYDVDMFAAKQSPLSKEALEQVFRQCDDAPFELTTFTTGTLPDMIIPPKRLKEVRRDFYQHLQRDVENSRKKHQAQRRKRALASLLPPESPHPAASQEVTVAIKDIREMRALDSHEIDRILVPLTTAVLHRPWKVGQRQRRGVVWDLPFVIFDQEWTTYQKAVSHLIQSGFTQFRLTNLSHFELFKKFADVRLEASYRLFCLNSEAMQAWQDLGAASNELYIEDDADNMKQVVQRRGSHALYAMVYGSIPLITSRIRIPGLKGGQPLLSDRGDGYQVVSKAGLTVLRSDNDFSLCGALPQLYEMGCSGFLVDISHLGVFTPQGKKVLESYRQRRDLPHTSPFNFVAGME, from the coding sequence GTGAAACCAACCCAGAAAAAACAGCAATCCCTTCAGGCTGAGCTGCTGGCCCCTGCCGGCAGTCTTGAAGCCTTTTTTGCCGCCATGGAAGCCGGTGCCGACGCCGTTTATTGTGGCTTGCAATCGTTTTCGGCGCGCGCCAAGGCCAAGAATTTTTCGTTTCAGGATATTGCGGCGATGACACGTTACGTCCAGCAGCGTGACCGCAAATTGTTTGTGACGATCAACACCCTGGTCAAGGAACAGGAATTGCCGGCGTTGATCGATACTCTGGCCGCGGTAGAGGAAGCTGGAGTCGATGCGGTGATTCTCCAGGATCTCGGCGTCTGGCGTATGGCACGCAATCACTTTCCCGATCTGGAGCTGCATGCCTCCACGCAGATGACAGTCCACAATGCCGCTGGGGTGAAGCAACTGGAAAAAATGGGATTCAGCCGCGGCGTTCTGGCGCGTGAACTGACCCTGCCCGAGATTCAGCACATTCGCTCTCAGACTCATCTGGAGCTGGAGCACTTTATTCACGGTGCCCTGTGCTTCTGTTTTTCCGGCCAGTGCTATTTTTCTTCCTATCTTGGTGGTAAGAGTGGCAATCGTGGCCGCTGTACCCAGCCGTGCCGCCGTCGTTATAGCCAGCGTGGCAAGGACGGCTACTATTTTTCGCCCAACGATCTCTCTGCCATTGAGTTGTTGCCGGCGTTGCAGGATGCCGGGGTGTCCAGCTTTAAGATCGAAGGACGGATGAAAAGCGCCGAATACGTGTCCAACGTTGTCCAGGCCTATCGCATGGTGATGGATGCCACAGGCAAAGATCGCCAGTCTGCTGTCGAGGATGCGCGCAAGTTGCTCAAACAGTCATTTGGTCGCACACCGACCAAGGGCTTCCTTGCTGGCCGCCAGCCCACAGATATGGCAACGCCGGCATTGCGTGGTTCGACTGGGCGTTATCTCGGCGAAGTGACCCGAGCCACGGACAACAAATTGTTCTTCAAGAGCCGTGATGTGCTCAATCTCGGCGACCGTATCCGCATTCAGCCCGGTAGTGATAAAGTGGGTACGGCGTTCACCGTCAAGCAGTTGTGGGCCGGGCGCAAGCCGGTCAAAAAACTTGCCGCTGGAGCCGCCTGTGTCAGTCATACCTTCAAAGGGCGCTTCAAGCCGGGTGACGCCGTGTTCAAGGTCTCGTCGCAAAAGGCCTTTGCCATGAGTGATGCCGCGTGTCGTCGGCGTCTGCAACAGGTGGGGGCCGCTCGCCAGCCGTTGACGCTGAATGTGGCGGTGGAGAATCAACAGTTGATTGTCTGTGCCGAAGTGGGGCAGGTGTGTCTCAATGCCTCGTATGATGTCGATATGTTTGCCGCCAAACAGAGTCCGCTGTCCAAAGAGGCTCTGGAGCAGGTATTTCGGCAATGTGATGACGCACCATTTGAATTAACGACCTTTACCACCGGAACCTTGCCGGATATGATCATCCCGCCCAAGCGGCTGAAAGAAGTGCGCCGCGATTTTTATCAGCATTTACAGCGCGATGTCGAAAATTCGAGGAAAAAACACCAGGCGCAACGGCGCAAACGTGCGCTGGCGAGCCTGTTGCCTCCCGAGAGTCCGCATCCGGCCGCATCGCAGGAAGTGACTGTGGCCATCAAGGATATTCGTGAGATGCGTGCGCTGGATAGTCATGAAATCGACCGTATTCTGGTGCCGCTGACCACAGCGGTATTGCATCGGCCGTGGAAAGTCGGGCAGCGGCAACGGCGTGGTGTGGTGTGGGATCTGCCTTTTGTGATTTTCGACCAGGAGTGGACAACGTATCAAAAAGCGGTTTCCCACCTGATTCAGTCCGGGTTCACACAGTTTCGGCTGACCAACCTCAGTCATTTTGAACTGTTTAAAAAGTTTGCCGATGTTCGTCTTGAAGCGAGTTACCGGCTGTTTTGCCTCAATAGTGAAGCCATGCAAGCGTGGCAGGATCTGGGGGCGGCAAGTAATGAGCTGTATATTGAGGATGATGCCGACAACATGAAGCAGGTGGTGCAGCGGCGTGGTTCTCACGCGTTGTATGCCATGGTGTATGGTTCCATTCCGTTGATTACTTCACGCATCCGTATTCCCGGACTTAAAGGTGGCCAGCCCTTGTTGTCTGATCGCGGAGATGGCTATCAGGTGGTGTCGAAAGCCGGTCTGACCGTACTGCGCTCAGATAATGACTTTTCACTGTGTGGCGCATTGCCGCAATTGTACGAGATGGGCTGCAGTGGTTTTCTCGTCGATATTTCTCACCTGGGGGTGTTCACCCCGCAGGGGAAAAAGGTATTGGAGAGTTATCGCCAGCGGCGTGATCTACCGCATACGTCGCCGTTTAATTTTGTGGCTGGGATGGAGTAG